One genomic region from Prunus persica cultivar Lovell chromosome G3, Prunus_persica_NCBIv2, whole genome shotgun sequence encodes:
- the LOC18781817 gene encoding uncharacterized protein LOC18781817, translated as MGSQHCWSGALDTWWFLTQPPRSCYDYRFSSRRLEREIERERESERERKGDRQTDRQRSGIQAKGKERKILPRGWMDAGDGWHVAGGESLAQDKTIINRMMLRFRPIAPKPAAVGSSSGPISPDKKSPHLTSKRVKRKYIRVGKINNNSGSGRRLINTSSSAEEETPKVSLDSAIVTLQLMPEKTDFQGFPGTGSWCSIDPTVAKIRDNRDLPTWMTLNDPKMSRSVGKKYVSAGPDRTAVVPRVMALESWVTVESVTDTCMDVRGLGCTDVEKMRILEKDTCPGFISDGSNRVKWVNQAYKRMVVSQCEEQQAEAAEVIVWLVTKANLPPYAYPGFTCRVRVQYYTWQKEKCSKMVPCDVWRMECGLAWRLDIKAALSLGL; from the coding sequence ATGGGTTCTCAGCACTGTTGGAGTGGTGCCCTAGACACGTGGTGGTTCCTCACCCAGCCACCACGCTCCTGCTATGATTATCGCTTCAGCTCCCGGagactagagagagagatagagagagaaagagagagtgaaagagagagaaagggagacagacagacagacagacagagatCAGGCATCCAAGCCAAGGGCAAGGAGAGGAAGATCTTGCCAAGAGGGTGGATGGACGCTGGAGATGGTTGGCACGTGGCAGGCGGCGAGAGTCTTGCGCAAGATAAGACGATAATCAACCGGATGATGCTCAGATTCCGGCCGATCGCTCCAAAACCAGCGGCCGTAGGGTCTTCTTCCGGTCCGATTTCGCCGGACAAAAAGAGCCCACATTTGACCAGCAAGAGAGTGAAGAGGAAGTACATTAGGGTTGGGAagattaataataatagcGGCAGCGGCAGGAGATTAATTAACACTAGCTCTTCAGCGGAAGAAGAGACGCCGAAAGTCTCCTTGGACTCGGCCATCGTCACTCTTCAGCTGATGCCGGAAAAAACAGACTTTCAAGGTTTTCCAGGTACTGGATCTTGGTGTAGTATAGATCCTACGGTTGCGAAAATCCGGGATAACCGGGACCTACCAACGTGGATGACCCTGAACGACCCTAAGATGAGCAGGTCCGTCGGGAAGAAGTATGTTTCGGCGGGGCCAGATCGGACGGCCGTGGTGCCTCGGGTGATGGCCTTGGAGTCGTGGGTGACGGTGGAAAGCGTGACAGACACGTGCATGGACGTACGAGGGTTAGGTTGTACGGACGTGGAGAAAATGAGGATATTAGAGAAGGACACGTGTCCGGGGTTTATATCAGACGGTTCAAACAGGGTGAAGTGGGTGAACCAGGCCTACAAGAGGATGGTGGTGAGCCAGTGTGAGGAGCAGCAGGCGGAGGCGGCGGAGGTTATAGTGTGGCTGGTGACGAAGGCGAATCTACCGCCGTATGCGTACCCGGGATTCACGTGCAGGGTGAGGGTGCAGTACTACACGTGGCAGAAGGAGAAGTGCTCAAAAATGGTGCCGTGTGATGTGTGGAGGATGGAGTGTGGGTTGGCTTGGAGGCTGGACATCAAGGCTGCGCTTAGTTTGGGACTTTAA
- the LOC18782452 gene encoding cytochrome c1-2, heme protein, mitochondrial translates to MAGGAIHQLLRRKLQSQSTAPPFLSSLLHKKDDAGSAGVRSLRALALLGAGVSGLLSFATVASADEAEHGLECPNYPWPHQGILSSYDHASIRRGHQVYTQVCASCHSMSLISYRDLVGVAYTEEETKAMAAEIEVVDGPNDEGEMFTRPGKLSDRFPQPYANEQAARFANGGAYPPDLSLITKARHNGQNYVFALLTGYHDPPAGVSIREGLHYNPYFPGGAIAMPKMLNDGAVEYEDGTPATEAQMGKDVVSFLTWAAEPEMEERKLMGFKWIFVLSLALLQAAYYRRLKWSVLKSRKLVLDVVN, encoded by the exons ATGGCTGGAGGAGCGATCCACCAGTTATTGAGGAGGAAACTTCAGTCTCAATCTACT GCCCCTCCATTTTTGTCTTCCCTATTACATAAGAAAGACGATGCTGGGTCTGCTGGGGTAAGGTCCCTCAGAGCACTTGCTCTCCTTGGAGCAGGTGTTTCCGGACTCCTAAGTTTTGCAACTGTAGCATCTGCTGATGAGGCCGAACATGGATTAGAGTGCCCAAACTACCCCTGGCCTCACCAGGGAATCCTTAGCTCATACGATCATGCTTC GATTCGTCGCGGTCATCAGGTTTACACACAAGTCTGTGCATCCTGCCATTCCATGTCTTTAATATCTTACCGTGATTTGGTGGGAGTTGCATATACAGAAGAGGAGACAAAGGCTATGGCAGCTGAGATTGAGGTAGTTGATGGTCCTAATGATGAGGGTGAGATGTTTACTCGCCCTGGTAAACTTAGTGATCGATTCCCGCAGCCATATGCAAATGAGCAGGCTGCTAGGTTTGCTAATGGCGGGGCATATCCTCCAGATTTAAGTCTTATTACAAAG GCTCGTCACAATGGTCAGAATTATGTATTTGCCCTTCTCACTGGTTACCATGATCCTCCAGCTGGTGTTTCG ATCCGTGAGGGTCTGCACTATAACCCTTACTTCCCTGGGGGAGCTATTGCTATGCCTAAAATGCTTAACGATGGTGCTGTTGAGTACGAAGATGGTACTCCTGCAACTGAGGCTCAG ATGGGGAAAGATGTTGTGTCGTTCTTGACATGGGCCGCGGAACCAGAaatggaagagagaaaattg ATGGGATTCAAATGgatttttgttctctctcttgCGCTACTTCAAGCAGCTTACTACCGGCGATTGAAGTGGTCAGTTCTCAAGTCCCGCAAGCTGGTTCTTGATGTTGTGAACTAG
- the LOC109948342 gene encoding uncharacterized protein LOC109948342 — MHEEEQLHDEEKTGSDALQQAGEVLGQSAQSAMDVEVLCMDHLRKSSDSRDSSSEATTLCKPGKTHALIRDEAQVLSSADPKATADHFLIWTCLLSPLDHGGSNHSAKVWPANGCTGERGTGRSAKKPDKGRSAKEEASKRGKVREIQKKPSSML, encoded by the exons ATGCATGAAGAAGAACAACTTCATGATGAGGAAAAGACAGGCAGTGACGCCTTACAACAGGCTGGAGAAGTACTTGGCCAGAGTGCTCAAAGTGCAATGGATGTTGAAGTTCTTTGCATGGATCATTTAAGAAAAAGTAGTGATAGTAGAGACTCCTCTTCTGAAGCTACAACTCTATGTaaaccaggaaaaacccatgCATTGATAAGAGATGAAGCTCAAGTTTTATCAAGTGCTGATCCTAAAGCAACAGCAGATCACTTCCTTATTTGGACTTGTCTGTTATCCCCACTG GACCATGGTGGTTCTAATCATTCTGCAAAAGTATGGCCAGCCAATGGTTGTACAGGTGAAAGGGGAACTGGGAGGTCTGCAAAGAAACCTG ATAAAGGAAGGAGTGCAAAGGAGGAGGCATCCAAACGTGGGAAGGTCCGAGAAATACAGAAAAAGCCATCTTCCATGCTTTAA
- the LOC18782842 gene encoding kelch repeat-containing protein At3g27220: MSRFTQHHTHSSSAAKWVFLTSCACLLGGALVADFLWASSSYSSSAYSFISSNLALDKSGALVVPNVTANEADQKGSFKDKKEHASERLLSGTFADISAPELPWENMTPAPVPRLDGSSIQIKNIFYVFAGYGTIDHVHSHVDVYNFTDNTWGERLDIPKEMAHSHLGVATDGRYIYVVSGQYGPQCRGPTARIFVLDTETKKWSSMLPLPSPRYAPATQLWRGRLHVMGGSKENRHTPSVDHWSIAVKDGKALEKEWRKEAPIPHGGPHRACVVMNDRLFLIGGQEGDFMPKPGSPIFKCSRRHEVVYGDAYMLDGEMKWKVLPPMPKPNSHIECSWVIVNNSIIIAGGTTEKNPVTKRMILVGEVFRFQVDSMTWSVIGRLPYRVKTTLTGFWNGYLYFTSGQRDRGPENPQPRQVVGDMFRTKLNL, encoded by the exons ATGTCCAGGTTTACCCAACATCACActcattcttcttctgctgCAAAATGGGTATTTCTCACATCTTGCGCATGTCTGCTCGGAGGTGCCCTCGTTGCAGATTTTCTTTgggcttcttcttcctattcttCTTCTGcctattccttcatttcttccAATTTGGCGCTTGACAAATCTGGGGCCTTGGTTGTACCAAATGTCACCGCCAATGAAGCTGACCAG AAAGGAAGTTTCAAAGACAAAAAGGAACATGCTTCGGAGAGATTATTATCTGGAACTTTTGCAGATATATCTGCACCTGAGTTACCATGGGAGAATATGACGCCCGCACCGGTGCCTCGTCTCGATGGCTCTTCAATACAGATTAAGAATATATTTTACGTGTTTGCAGGATATGGCACAATTGACCAT GTGCACTCTCATGTTGATGTATACAATTTCACTGACAATACATGGGGGGAAAGATTGGATATCCCAAAAGAGATGGCGCATTCGCATTTAGGAGTGGCCACTGATGGAAGATACATATATGTGGTATCAGGACAATATGGTCCCCAATGCAGAGGGCCTACAGCTCGTATATTTGTGCTGGACACAGAGACAAAGAAATGGAGCAGTATGCTTCCATTGCCTTCCCCCAG GTATGCTCCAGCAACTCAATTGTGGAGAGGCAGACTCCATGTAATGGGCGGCAGCAAAGAAAACCGCCATACGCCTAGTGTGGATCACTGGAGTATTGCTGTGAAGGACGGCAAAGCATTGGAGAAAGAGTGGCGGAAAGAAGCACCCATTCCCCATGGGGGACCACATAG GGCTTGTGTTGTGATGAATGATCGCCTCTTTCTTATTGGTGGTCAGGAGGGTGATTTTATGCCCAAGCCTGGGTCACCAATTTTCAAATGTTCACGTAGGCATGAG GTGGTTTACGGGGATGCTTATATGCTGGATGGTGAAATGAAATGGAAAGTGTTGCCTCCCATGCCAAAACCCAACTCTCACATAGAGTGTTCTTGGGTAATTGTCAACAATTCAATTATCATTGCTGGAGGTACAACAGAAAAGAACCCAGTGACCAAAAGGATGATCCTTGTTGGGGAGGTTTTCCGGTTCCAAGTGGACTCCATG ACTTGGTCGGTGATCGGAAGGCTTCCCTACCGAGTGAAAACGACATTAACCGGTTTCTGGAACGGTTACTTGTATTTTACATCTGGGCAGCGGGACAGAGGACCAGAGAATCCACAGCCAAGACAGGTCGTCGGAGATATGTTTAGAACCAAGCTGAATTTGTAG
- the LOC18782119 gene encoding histone-lysine N-methyltransferase setd3: protein MEVSPLHNRCIWSSPVRSSSSHRPLLVSLSARKSKSPGLVPSFRSTRRRNLCSASSSETLIGSRKEDGKHSQVVSKKEEEEDLKSWMHKNGLPPCKVVLKEKPSHNEKHRPIHYVAASEDLQVGDVAFSVPDSLVVTLKRVLGNETIAELLTTNKLSELACLALYLMYEKKQGKNSFWYPYIRELDRQRGRGQLAVESPLLWSEAELAYLTGSPTKAEVHERGEGIKREYNELDTVWFMAGSLFQQYPYDSPTEAFPFEIFKQAFVAVQSCVVHLQKVSLAQRFALVPLGPPLLAYRSNCKAMLTATDGAVQLVVDRPYKAGESICVWCGPQPNSKLLINYGFVDEDNSYDRLVVEASLNTEDPQYQDKRMVAQRNGKLSVQAFQVNVGKEKETVFDMLPYLRLGYVSDPSEMQSVISSQGPICPVSPCMERAVLDQLADYFRTRLAGYPTTLSEDESLLADANLNPKKRVATQLIRLEKKMLHACLKVAVDLINQLPDHTVSPCPAPYAPSLK, encoded by the exons ATGGAGGTCAGTCCTCTGCATAATCGATGCATTTGGTCGTCGCCAGTTCGTTCTTCGTCCTCGCACCGCCCTCTCCTCGTTTCACTTTCAGCTCGGAAGAGCAAGAGCCCGGGGCTTGTACCTTCGTTTAGATCGACTCGCCGAAGAAATTTGTGCTCGGCTTCGAGCTCCGAGACCTTGATTGGGTCGCGTAAAGAGGACGGCAAGCACAGTCAGGTTGTCAgcaagaaagaagaggaggaagactTGAAATCTTGGATGCACAAGAATGGGCTACCTCCTTGCAAAGTCGTGCTCAAAGAAAAGCCTTCGCATAATGAGAAACACAGGCCCATTCATTACGTAGCTGCCAGTGAAGATCTTCAG gTTGGCGATGTTGCATTTTCCGTGCCGGATTCCTTGGTCGTAACGCTTAAGAGAGTGTTGGgaaacgaaacaattg CGGAATTATTAACTACAAACAAATTATCGGAATTGGCATGCTTGGCATTGTATCTGATGTATGAGAAGAAACAAGGAAAGAATTCTTTTTGGTATCCATATATAAGAGAGCTTGATCGTCAGCGAGGGAGGGGTCAGTTAGCAGTGGAATCTCCCCTTTTGTGGTCAGAAGCTGAACTGGCTTATCTTACAGGCAGCCCCACAAAG GCTGAAGTTCATGAAAGGGGTGAAGGAATTAAAAGGGAATATAATGAACTTGACACTGTCTGGTTTATGGCTGGGTCCCTATTTCAG CAATATCCATATGATAGTCCTACCGAGGCCTTCCCATTTGAGATATTCAAACAAGCTTTTGTTGCAGTTCAGTCATGCGTAGTACATTTACAG AAAGTTAGCTTGGCTCAGAGATTTGCTTTGGTTCCTCTTGGGCCCCCATTGTTAGCTTACAGAAGCAACTGCAAGGCAATGTTGACAGCTACTGATGGTGCTGTTCAACTAGTGGTTGATCGCCCATATAAGGCAGGGGAATCTATTTGTGTTTG GTGTGGACCACAGCCTAATTCAAAATTGCTTATAAACTATGGTTTTGTTGATGAAGATAATTCTTATGACCGTTTGGTGGTTGAG GCATCTTTGAATACAGAGGATCCTCAATATCAAGATAAAAGAATGGTTGCtcaaagaaatggaaaattatCAGTGCAAGCTTTTCAG GTAAATGtgggaaaggaaaaagaaacggTCTTTGATATGCTTCCTTATCTGCGACTGGGCTATGTTTCAGATCCTTCAGAGATGCAGTCTGTTATCTCTTCTCAAGGCCCAATTTGTCCG GTGAGTCCTTGTATGGAACGAGCAGTGTTGGACCAACTTGCTGATTATTTTAGAACACGGCTGGCTGGCTATCCAACTACATTGAGTGAAGATGAGTCTTTG TTGGCAGAtgcaaatttgaatccaaagaAGCGAGTTGCTACACAGCTTATTAggttagaaaagaaaatgctcCATGCATGTCTGAAGGTGGCAGTTGATCTGATAAACCAGTTACCAGATCACACTGTATCTCCATGCCCAGCCCCTTATGCCCCTTCGTTGAAATAA
- the LOC18783843 gene encoding COP9 signalosome complex subunit 3 has product MDALQALVANIQGLSSAGDISHLHVVLKQAPDSLYAESTRLLPVLDQLDPSKHSLGYLYILEACSSGSISKEQGSALVLPIATFINSCDTEQIRLAPDKFLSVCKRFKDQVTVLEEPLRGVAPMLTAIRKIQTSSEHLTSLHPEFLLLCLLSKCYKAGLSILGDDIFEVDQPRDLFLYCYYGGMICIGQKRFQKALELLHNVVTAPMTVINAIAVEAYKKYILASLIHHGQFSTSLPKYTSSVAQRNLKNFCQPYIELANSYSTGKIEELETCVQKYKEKFENDNNLGLVKQVISSMYKRNIQRLTQTYLTLSLQDIANSVQLNSAKEAEMHVLQMIQDGEIFATINQKDGMVRFLEDPEQYKTCQMIEHIDSSIQRIMALSRKLTAMDENISSDALFLGKVGRERQRFDFDDFDTVPQKFNI; this is encoded by the exons ATGGACGCTTTACAAGCTCTGGTGGCGAATATCCAAGGGCTATCGAGCGCTGGGGACATCTCGCACCTTCATGTTGTTCTGAAGCAGGCGCCGGACTCGCTCTACGCCGAGTCGACTCGATTACTTCCTGTTCTGGACCAGCTTGACCCCTCCAAGCACTCTCTCGGATACCTCTACATCCT AGAGGCATGCTCTTCTGGTTCGATTTCAAAGGAGCAAGGAAGTGCGTTGGTTTTGCCTATTGCCACATTTATTAATTCCTGTGATACGGAGCAGATTCGTTTGGCACCTGATAAAT TCCTATCTGTTTGTAAGAGGTTCAAAGATCAAGTTACGGTTCTTGAAGAACCACTGCGGGGAGTCGCACCAATGTTGACAGCAATTCGGAAAATTCAGACCTCCTCAGAACATTTGACTTCCTTGCATCCagagtttcttcttctttgtttgttgTCAAAATGCTATAAAGCTGGATTGTCCATTTTAGGTGATGACATTTTTGAGGTTGATCAGCCAAGGGATCTTTTTCTCTATTGCTATTACGG GGGGATGATATGCATCGGACAAAAGCGTTTTCAGAAAGCATTGGAGCTTCTACACAAT GTTGTAACAGCTCCAATGACTGTTATTAATGCAATAGCTGTTGAAGCATACAAAAAGTACATATTGGCTTCACTCATTCACCATGGGCAG TTCTCTACCAGTCTCCCTAAATACACCTCATCAGTAGCTCAGAGGAATCTGAAGAACTTTTGTCAG CCCTACATTGAATTGGCAAATAGCTATAGCACtggaaaaattgaagaattggAGACATGTGTGCAGAAGTACAAGGAAAAGTTTGAAAAC GACAACAATCTTGGACTGGTGAAGCAGGTTATATCTTCCATGTATAAGCGAAACATTCAGAGATTGACTCAGACATACTTGACTCTCTCCCTCCAAGATATCGCCAACAGTGTTCAACTAAACAGCGCCAAGGAGGCAGAAATGCATGTGCTACAAATG ATCCAAGATGGTGAGATATTTGCCACAATTAACCAGAAAGATGGAATGGTTAGATTTCTTGAGGATCCTGAACAGTATAAAACCTGTCAGATGATTGAACATATTGACTCATCAATACAGAG GATAATGGCACTGTCAAGGAAGCTGACTGCTATGGATGAAAACATCTCGTCTGATGCTTTGTTCTTAGGAAAG GTTGGAAGAGAACGACAGAGATTTGACTTCGATGATTTCGACACTGTTCCTCAGAAATTTAACATATGA